The Rissa tridactyla isolate bRisTri1 chromosome 6, bRisTri1.patW.cur.20221130, whole genome shotgun sequence genome includes a region encoding these proteins:
- the LOC128911308 gene encoding thiamine transporter 2-like codes for MDCWKQEKSSTWIFPTLILCLYGFFYMMKPSEPFLTPYLTGPDKNLTIDEVTNQIFPVWTYSYLALLFPVFLITDYARYKPVLHLQGISFIITWLLLLFAHGVLAMQMVEFFYGMATATEVAYYAYIYSVVSPDHYQRVTSYCRSITLVAATVAAVLGQLLVSLADVSYFHLNAITLASVSLAFVCSFFLPMPQKSMFFHRKDVSPTPPAPDKAAVASVGPDGPSSCHEDEGSLSADRGPTPKAQADNAEPQNHVLRVLVQLSKDLRDCYSSRKLLYWSLWWALATAGFNQVLNYIQVLWDFRAPSHSSAVYNGAVEAIATFLSSVTSFVVQYMKINWDLFGELALGIFSAIDAGSLFLMHFTTNIWACYAGYLIFKACYMLLITIATFQIAVNLSMERYALMFGFNNFVALVIQTILTVVVVDSKGLGLNIVTQFLIYASYFAVIAGIFLIRSICMLVSSKCKRKTARSCKEHLNHAEHESKEQVATGYATRL; via the exons ATGGATTGCtggaagcaagaaaaaagcagcacttgGATTTTTCCCACCTTGATTCTCTGCCTCTACGGATTCTTCTACATGATGAAACCATCAGAACCTTTCCTAACCCCCTATCTAACAGGACCAGATAAAAACCTGACCATAGATGAG GTTACCAACCAGATTTTCCCAGTTTGGACATACTCCTACCTTGCACTCCTTTTCCCGGTCTTCCTGATTACAGACTACGCGCGCTACAAGCCCGTCCTCCACCTCCAGGGCATCAGCTTCATCATCACGTGGCTCTTGCTGCTCTTCGCACACGGAGTGCTGGCCATGCAGATGGTGGAATTCTTCTACGGGATGGCGACAGCCACTGAGGTCGCTTATTACGCCTACATCTACAGCGTCGTCAGCCCCGATCACTATCAGAGAGTGACGAGCTATTGCAGAAGTATCACTCTGGTTGCGGCCACCGTTGCCGCCgtgctgggacagctgctggTTTCCTTAGCAGACGTATCCTACTTTCACCTTAACGCCATTACTTTGGCTTCCGTGTCCCTGGCATTCGtgtgttcttttttcctcccaatgccTCAAAAGAGCATGTTCTTCCACAGGAAGGACGTCTCGCCAACTCCCCCAGCACCAGATAAAGCCGCCGTGGCCTCAGTTGGCCCCGACGGGCCATCGAGCTGCCACGAGGACGAGGGCTCCCTATCTGCTGACAGGGGACCAACACCCAAAGCGCAGGCTGATAATGCCGAGCCCCAGAATCACGTGCTCAGAGTCCTGGTGCAGCTGAGCAAGGACCTGAGGGACTGCTACAGCTCTAGGAAACTTCTCTACTGGTCCCTGTGGTGGGCTCTGGCTACGGCAGGCTTCAACCAGGTTCTGAACTATATCCAAGTGCTGTGGGACTTCAGAGCCCCCTCTCACAGCTCTGCAGTGTACAATGGAGCGGTTGAAGCAATAGCAACTTTTCTGA gTTCGGTAACATCTTTTGTAGTACAATATATGAAAATTAACTGGGACCTTTTTGGAGAACTGGCTTTAGGGATCTTCTCTGCAATAGATGCTGGTTCTCTATTTCTCATGCACTTCACTACCAACATCTGGGCATGTTACGCCGGCtatctcattttcaaagcatGCTATATGCTCCTCATAACAATAGCAAC GTTCCAGATTGCAGTCAATCTGAGCATGGAGCGCTACGCCTTGATGTTTGGATTCAACAACTTTGTTGCACTGGTGATTCAGACCATTCTTACAGTAGTCGTCGTGGATTCAAAAGGCCTGGGACTGAACATAGTGACTCAG ttTTTAATTTATGCCAGCTACTTCGCAGTCATAGCTGGGATTTTCTTGATCAGAAGCATTTGCATGCTTGTCTCAagcaaatgcaaaaggaaaacagcaagatCTTGCAAAGAGCATCTGAACCATGCTGAACACGAATCAAAAGAGCAGGTTGCAACTGGCTATGCGACACGGCTGTAG